The following are encoded in a window of Plasmodium vivax chromosome 10, whole genome shotgun sequence genomic DNA:
- a CDS encoding hypothetical protein, conserved (encoded by transcript PVX_097615A), whose product MQLNPFKTPKLRRSEYEKASEKIIHAINSYLKGDTLSRTNPIDNRNYAHDVVRNGTARADVNARKFTTQTATTQGHVITEKNPSSIMSIRGKNRYFQIEVRKGVHTGKNQNDGKSCEGTGSVSATTVESSTEGSTEGGADRANPNAHCANQKENIEAASEGEKSTTIDILTSRNADNIHSGAKNGKLPKGILPVYTSRMSKIINNLFEKHLLLMNCLIAGTLYFIADIACQMMEVHKKDNEYDFLRTVRMSTIGLTLEGPIMTWWYGKILANFIKSKPNTFLYKSFIPTLFDNFIFGPIHLTIFFFYNGMLKNQRKSEIIDKIVNTGMKVFFISLMTWTPLTLINFVFVPRIYQATVVFFADFFWVIFLSWCANKS is encoded by the coding sequence ATGCAATTAAACCCATTTAAGACGCCCAAATTGAGAAGAAGCGAATACGAAAAGGCGAGTGAAAAGATAATCCACGCAATAAATAGCTACTTAAAGGGGGATACATTGAGCAGGACAAACCCAATTGATAACCGAAACTACGCGCATGACGTCGTGCGTAACGGTACCGCCAGGGCAGACGTGAACGCACGCAAGTTCACCACTCAAACCGCAACAACGCAGGGACATGTAATCACTGAAAAAAATCCAAGCAGTATTATGAGCATACGGGGGAAGAACAGATATTTCCAAATTGAAGTGCGGAAAGGTGTGCACACGGGGAAAAACCAGAACGATGGGAAAAGCTGCGAGGGAACCGGCAGTGTTAGTGCGACCACCGTGGAAAGCAGCACCGAAGGCAGCACTGAAGGAGGCGCCGATAGGGCCAACCCAAACGCGCACTGCGCAAATCAGAAAGAAAACATCGAAGCAGCcagcgagggggaaaaaagcaccACAATTGATATACTCACCAGTCGAAACGCAGACAACATTCATAGtggcgcaaaaaatgggaaactcCCAAAGGGAATTCTACCCGTTTACACCAGTAGAATgtcaaaaataattaacaacTTATTCGAAAAACACCTCCTTTTAATGAATTGCCTAATAGCGGGCACGCTATATTTCATAGCGGATATAGCCTGCCAAATGATGgaggtacataaaaaagacaatgaatatgattttttaagAACGGTGAGAATGTCCACCATTGGGTTAACTCTAGAGGGGCCAATCATGACATGGTGGTATGGGAAAATTTtagcaaattttataaagtCCAAACCGAAtacttttttgtataaatcTTTTATACCTACCTTgtttgataattttatttttggacCTATCCacttaacaattttttttttttataatggtATGTTAAAAAATCAAAGGAAGTCAGAAATTAttgacaaaattgtgaatacTGGGATGAAggttttcttcatttctttgATGACATGGACACCATTAactttaattaattttgtttttgttccgAGGATTTATCAAGCCACGGTGGTTTTTTTCGCAGACTTTTTTTGGGTCATCTTCCTCTCGTGGTGCGCCAACAAAAGTTGA
- a CDS encoding hypothetical protein, conserved (encoded by transcript PVX_097610A), with protein MNLVDYELSSDEERGEAPHKREIGHEDSAEGGNKCTENKKNEERGRDNSASKNGKHDLGGNETDDVCAKKKADIHLAKKWDAGRADAPGGDKTRDADEMRSDGIAEEKGTPTEAPLLGKLKGAEKVPHGGGGDGSGDGEDDHSTEVLPGGHHKKEQNKQRSAPLVSEQRDTTMAKGSNLLESNNLSNISVNESNFDDVFFLPPNEYSDCLNQKIEELSKLYEINLTINKNIINSNEYKNPCILEKIMQIFQIDVYSSNYPLNIYNPHDFLSIDLFNEKGEETDQKKTKTKWSNH; from the coding sequence ATGAATTTAGTCGACTACGAACTTTCCAGCGACGAAGAACGCGGTGAGGCACCCCATAAAAGGGAGATTGGACACGAAGATTCAGCGGAGGGAGGGAATAAATGCACagagaataaaaagaatgaGGAAAGGGGAAGGGACAATAGCGCTAGTAAGAATGGAAAACACGATCTTGGTGGAAATGAGACCGATGACGTGTGTGCTAAAAAGAAGGCGGATATCCATTTAGCGAAGAAATGGGATGCGGGAAGAGCAGATGCACCCGGGGGGGATAAAACACGCGACGCAGATGAAATGCGTAGCGATGGCATTGCAGAGGAAAAGGGGACCCCCACTGAAGCGCCTTTATTGGGTAAATTAAAAGGTGCAGAAAAGGTGCCACATGGTGGTGGCGGTGATGGTAGCGGTGACGGTGAAGATGACCACAGCACTGAAGTATTGCCCGGTGGACATCACAAGAAAGAGCAAAACAAACAGAGGAGCGCACCACTAGTGAGTGAGCAGAGAGACACCACAATGGCGAAGGGATCCAACCTCCTAGAAAGTAACAACCTTAGCAATATCAGCGTGAACGAAAGCAATTTTGATGACGTATTTTTCCTGCCCCCCAATGAATACTCAGATTGTTTGAACCAAAAAATAGAGGAACTGTCAAAACtgtatgaaataaatttaacaattaataaaaatataattaactcAAATGAGTATAAAAACCCCtgcattttggaaaaaattatgcagatttttcaaattgatgTGTATTCATCTAATTACcctttaaatatttacaaccCTCATGATTTTTTATCCATCGATTTGTTTAACgagaaaggggaggaaaCGGATCAGAAGAAAACCAAGACGAAGTGGTCTAACCACTGA
- a CDS encoding hypothetical protein, conserved (encoded by transcript PVX_097605A): MFNFRKLPLFDRDQTKDTGDVQNFLNSHEGIYFSTSKKFINVFVDKLLFIDPVNLNVTTINSDLLVVDFCFCDKTNNLIVLGKSKNALVCSIYNIRAYNFTLLKKIQLSKNIENIKKTLISKCLGYITTLENKKISFYHINNDYSITKSELTQVEEEDLYENMFLCREDIFIVMKKNSINVYRLIIKDSTISYTFIECIPLEKKYSSKTSGGTPNGGTSNSDNNGEEDPTSDHTSSSNNDNGPPPFHEPVLSTYNEEINVLYICHNVLKLLFVVDLSNRSLEYILLENKVINLFAVKFYLILLTEVRRKFYVNIYVIHEEMKMQVFRGTFNCLITNVLFFNNLLFLIVDEYIHQPEVKVDKFYFYEQLKMKWNAVGEVNHGKNSKSDSISNIFKETESSKSKSFDILKMYNDSINNNSGSSNLMKGDLKYDIFLDRKDEARKDEARRDEASRDEARRDGNNSAEEKHYYSEKLFKLNKLFKNCRNQIKIVLKEKNMNEIVHMFKKKKLFLWLLKFADLNKNYHTINFGHMHHIYADFLFEKEKYELAMHHYINTIGFLETAIVIHKYLNLELYEYLSRYLEKLHQVHLFNDEHTMMLLTCYKKECKKKKIISFIRNNKNKINLQKTYKFLSNVGYYNVVLKFSKKNKDHLTYISILIDKFENYEKSLKYIFMLDVENICILLFRYGYKFIKYFPQRTIFLLKRIIKKYNLNLTIFIPLFLDNIDFLFLFILKFLDKKNSKGEERRRIVMEADDPGRDSPPSGQNLSMKQGDDLRRFTHERDSLPPLANDTIANDEAATTANIISNKKIEFDIFNGEYDYILFVTVMQILLQKYKTKEKENHVLTFNIDKLIKNEDKNITFLSAILLSIYNYNKGLLYVSNKMNKHDMSFLFTTQKMVKKFRLIYAKQALHPPLQQIKLHSDNPPLRSYNLMQITDEKFAKKLFNTCMHLMKVKGSMCHNYIFYYLSLLNDDKYLTRFVKTLNKKSSISLLHLINVLRKYNKNYGCVKKLVISYINQMDRNINKKYAQIVRDKRELYKIKKKKKASQKYNFHIIDNTYCSICKEMLSVPIIHFLCNHSYHFYCLNGEEDCILCRNKDNEKKLLKEKAKNAINNFDEFFKYLQGSQDKFSFISNYLSYGVTPSK; this comes from the exons ATGTTCAATTTTAGAAAGCTGCCCCTTTTCGACAGGGACCAAACGAAAGATACAG GTGATGTACAAAACTTTCTGAATAGCCACGAAGGGATATATTTTTCGacttccaaaaaatttatcaacGTGTTTGTAGACAAGCTGCTTTTTATAGACCCCGTTAATCTAAACGTTACCACAATAAACTCAGATTTGTTGGTCGTcgatttttgtttttgtgaCAAAACGAATAACCTCATTGTGCTTGG CAAAAGCAAGAATGCCCTAGTATGCAGCATCTACAACATCAGGGCGTACAACTTCACCCtgctgaaaaaaatacaactaAGTAAGAACATCGAGAATATAAAGAAGACGCTAATTTCAAAGTGTCTCGGGTATATAACTACcctagaaaataaaaaaatctcaTTTTATCACATAAATAATGATTACTCTATTACGAAAAGTGAATTAACccaagtggaggaggaagacctTTACGAAAATATGTTCCTCTGTAGAGAGGACATCTTCATAGTGATGAAAAAGAATTCTATAAATGTGTACAGACTGATCATAAAAGATTCTACCATAAGTTATACATTCATCGAATGCATCCCGTTAGAGAAAAAGTACTCTTCGAAAACGAGCGGAGGAACCCCCAATGGAGGCACCAGCAACAGCGACAacaatggggaagaagaccCCACGAGTGACCACACCAGTAGCAGCAATAATGATAACGGACCACCTCCTTTCCACGAGCCGGTGTTGTCCACGTACAACGAAGAAATAAACGTGTTATACATCTGCCACAACGTATTGAAACTTCTCTTTGTTGTAGACCTCAGCAATAGAAGTTTGGAATACATTTTGCTAGaaaataaagtaataaaTCTGTTCGcagtaaaattttatttaatccTTCTCACGGAAGTTAGAAGAAAGTTTTATGTGAACATATATGTGATACatgaagaaatgaaaatgcAGGTCTTCCGAGGGACGTTCAACTGCCTCATAACAAACgtcctattttttaacaacttACTGTTTCTAATTGTGGACGAATACATACACCAGCCGGAGGTGAAGGTAGACAAATTCTATTTCTACGAACaactaaaaatgaaatggaATGCAGTTGGAGAGGTAAACCATGGGAAGAACAGCAAAAGTGATAGCATAAGCAACATCTTCAAAGAAACAGAAAGCAGCAAATCGAAAAGTTTCGATATTCTCAAAATGTACAATGACAGTATTAACAATAATAGTGGAAGTAGCAACCTGATGAAAGGCGATTTAAagtatgatatatttttggaTAGAAAAGATGAGGCCCGAAAAGATGAAGCACGAAGAGATGAAGCCTCAAGAGATGAAGCCCGAAGAGATGGAAATAACAGCGCAGAGGAGAAACACTACTACTCGGAAAAGCtatttaaattaaacaaactttttaaaaattgtagaAATCAAATCAAAATcgttttaaaagaaaaaaacatgaacGAAATTGTACACatgtttaaaaagaaaaagttgtTCCTCTggttattaaaatttgccGACTTGAACAAAAATTATCACACCATTAACTTCGGCCATATGCATCACATATATGCCGATTTTTtattcgaaaaggaaaagtacGAGCTAGCTATGCACCATTACATCAACACCATAGGCTTCCTAGAAACGGCCATCGTTATTCACAAATATTTAAACCTAGagttatatgaatatttatccagatatttggaaaaattgcacCAAGTTCATCTCTTCAATGACGAGCACACCATGATGCTTCTCACTTGCTACAAGAAAGAAtgcaagaagaaaaaaatcatatcCTTCATAAGGAacaataaaaacaaaataaatttgcaaaaaacgTACAAGTTTTTATCCAACGTGGGGTACTACAATGTCGTTTTGaagttttcaaaaaagaataaagaCCACTTGACGTATATCTCCATCCTCATTGACAAATTCGAAAATTACGAAAAGAGcctcaaatatatattcatgttGGACgtagaaaatatatgcattttgcTCTTTCGCTATGGGTACAAGTTTATCAAATATTTCCCTCAAcgcaccatttttttgttaaaaaggatCATTAAAAAGTACAATTTAAATTTGACCATATTTATTCCCCTATTCCTTGACAACATagattttttgtttctttttatccTTAAATTTctcgataaaaaaaattcaaagggggaagaaagaagaagaatcGTGATGGAGGCAGATGACCCAGGTAGGGattcccccccaagtgggCAAAACCTTTCGATGAAGCAGGGGGACGACCTCCGAAGATTTACCCACGAAAGAGAtagcctcccccccctcgccaACGACACAATCGCCAACGACGAAGCCGCGACGACGGCCAACATCATAAGTAACAAAAAGATAGAGTTCGACATCTTCAATGGGGAATATGACTACATCCTCTTCGTCACCGTCATGCAGATTCTACTTCAGAAGTACAagacaaaagaaaaagagaaccACGTCCTCACCTTCAACATAGATAAGCTgatcaaaaatgaagataaaaatataaccttCTTATCTGCCATCCTGCTGTCCATTTATAACTACAACAAGGGGCTTCTCTACGTCTCcaataaaatgaacaagcaTGACATGTCCTTCCTTTTTACTACCCAAAAGATGGTGAAAAAATTCAGACTGATTTATGCTAAGCAGGCTTTACACCCCCCACTGCAGCAAATCAAACTTCACAGTGAtaacccccccctgcgaagTTACAACTTAATGCAAATTACAGATGAAAAATTTGCGAAAAAGCTATTTAACACGTGTATGCACCTCATGAAGGTAAAAGGCTCCATGTGCCacaattacattttttattacctgTCTTTACTAAATGATGACAAGTACCTCACGCGGTTTGTAAAAacgttaaataaaaaatcatcCATATCGTTGCTGCACCTGATAAACGTTCTGCGAAAGTACAACAAAAATTATGGGTGCGTGAAAAAATTGGTGATTTCCTATATAAACCAAATGgatagaaatataaataaaaaatatgcccaAATAGTGAGAGATAAAAGGgagttatataaaattaaaaaaaaaaaaaaagccagcCAAAAGTACAACTTTCACATTATTGATAATACTTATTGTTCCATCTGCAAAGAAATGTTATCCGTCCCAATTATCCACTTCTTGTGCAATCATTCCTATCATTTTTATTGCCTAAATGGGGAGGAAGATTGCATCCTTTGTCGAAATAAGGATAATGAAAAGAAGTTACTGAAGGAAAAAGCCAAAAATGCCATCAACAATtttgatgaattttttaaatatttgcaaGGCTCTCAAGATAAgttttccttcatttcgaATTATCTATCTTATGGTGTTACTCCAAGTAAGTGA
- a CDS encoding hypothetical protein, conserved (encoded by transcript PVX_097600A) — protein MNDPKEGVKIELLRLSPPALNLNIWNLFKIKEVGNIDFEKSESKEDLSLSNEFSLSLPTNSRKIYLGQNLKSQINISNNLKNEIQISSISVDVMTRQTTFNIYRSVEHVTVQSNCFFNFLTSFLVTFADMFTVHCAVEYLQGSEKKKLRKDFNFICKNPFHVKTLILQKEDKIYIEAVVRNIEEDNIMLNGVTFKDIKCELIKCEDALKTHDGLYYLKQNDEYSMIFCVKDEESKLHILKTPCDENIANIEMLFFTSNGGKGINNSHFLKKNIVTDNVRIYLQQNEHPFYVVNKMYKFEIVFENNTDESIPLEIFVHNNSDIHVVNNFVKAHIIEERKKVSHFFYVLFVNPGIHFFNKITICNKRTKKRIDYVRLFRLFVK, from the exons atgaatgacCCGAAGGAAGGTGTGAAAATAGAACTGCTGCGCCTGAGCCCCCCAGCTCTGAACCTAAACATTTGGAACTTGTTCAAAATTAAGGAAGTAGGAAATATcgattttgaaaaaagtgaaagtaAGGAGGACCTGAGCTTGTCAAATGAATTCAGCCTAAGTCTGCCGACCAATTCTCGGAAGATATACCTTGGGCAGAATTTGAAGTCCCAAATTAATATTTccaataatttgaaaaatgagatTCAAATAAGCTCAATCAGTGTGGATGTTATGACAAGGCAGACGACGTTTAATATTTATAGGAGTGTGGAACATGTCACAGTGCAGTcgaattgtttttttaactttttaacaaGTTTTTTAGTGACCTTTGCGGACATGTTCAC AGTCCACTGCGCGGTGGAATACCTGCAAGGaagcgaaaagaaaaagttgaGAAAGGACTTCAactttatttgtaaaaatccGTTCCACGTGAAGACATTGATACTGCAGAAGGAAGACAAAATATACATAGAGGCGGTGGTGAGAAATATCGAAGAGGACAACATAATGCTAAATGGTGTTACATTTAAGGATATAAAATGCGAATTGATAAAATGTGAAGACGCGCTCAAAACGCATGATGGGCTGTATTATTTGAAGCAAAATGATGAGTATTCCATGATTTTCTGTGTAAAGGATGAGGAAAGCAAATTACACATTTTGAAAACTCCTTGCGATGAAAATATAGCCAACATAGAGATGCTTTTCTTCACGAGCAATGGCGGTAAAGGCATAAACAAttcccactttttaaaaaaaaacattgttACAGATAATGTCCGGATATACCTGCAGCAAAATGAGCATCCTTTTTACGtagtaaataaaatgtacaaatttgaaattgtttttgaaaataatacgGATGAAAGCATCCCTCTGGAAATATTCGTTCACAACAATTCCGATATTCATGTGGtgaacaattttgtaaaggCCCACATAAttgaggagagaaaaaaagtttcccattttttttacgttttgtTTGTTAACCCtggaattcatttttttaataaaattacgatatgtaataaaaggactaaaaaaagaatagaTTACGTGAGGCTCTTCAGGCTGTTCGTGAAGTAG
- a CDS encoding hypothetical protein, conserved (encoded by transcript PVX_097595A): MPHVYLPQILWHSKDNKRSDRIYSVDIQPHPNYYSVKKLNKKYELFKNFIKDKENKCGTHFSVQNEVQRGNTPPLSSVHPNGMQKNGEDINCEVSSIHNAVNLHSDENAADDNEKNRAVKQNNHCDTSSGNSSPQENPTPASLKGEEEHVESDSQDEEEKKTKKGKKKSIKFNIATCGADEFVHLWRIYIKDDLIVKCLSRFIGHNGEINCVRFNKNGRYLASGGEDKFLYIWEKSKKPKNIPLGYDISFLDYKEWWNIVGSFRCSGVINSITWSNNDTLYIGNEDNNINIIEFVKNSNCKVKVLEGHAGIIQGISLDLNNEFLASLSADQTLKIWKKKTDGKSWKLENSIKNIKADQLEKRSTAYITYDEYEFNERGTDRHEHSATKREEKKEMQSGLDDLTEESANERKGEVSEGQTEKEQGGQKGTLETQAIHAENEDHEEDYDDEDKKKKSARKEEKELGENETEDEEEEEEEKKSKRCLFSSEEMLPSFFRRIDFSPNGEFLIAPSGIQFEQIEKLHEKNPKPEENVKTFNQTKAFSCFYIYHKNLFIRYNIPFFTVFSQTSHFLVAKFNYNTFKLRTHQNILKRCYKHLMNTESNDPDGSNSLIKKRKMFDEAGFINELKNYEHLIKLNYEKTLLFNDTEVQDDVSEDVSSTISDSDVQYDDEKEDFIDSTGDYSLSNNVDKNEEEQKEKEECEDLAAEAEDPEEDTEEDAEENEDNEDNEEDNEEDNDDNDDNEENEGNDENEGADQNDHDEGGARLDQKDAADKCGDEKNELEVCETKEKKEERFIYSLGTFDGSVYFYDSEILDTPISIVKNIHLCPITDISWNNLGNICACSSSDGYVSFYYFDQNELGKVKAYNNYYFEKKCNDLTFDEHYFESTFYDEVDFFNKDQLNDYTSSEDECEESNLSINKEETKVRRINLIVGNAANFVLEQNTKK, translated from the coding sequence atgccaCACGTGTATTTACCCCAAATATTGTGGCATAGCAAAGATAACAAACGGAGCGACCGAATTTATTCTGTGGACATACAACCACACCCCAACTACTACAGCGTCAAAAAGTTAAACAAGAAATAtgagttatttaaaaattttataaaagataAAGAGAATAAATGTGGCACACATTTTTCAGTGCAGAATGAAGTGCAGAGGGGGAATACCCCCCCCCTGTCTTCCGTCCACCCAAATGGCATGCAAAAAAACGGGGAGGACATAAACTGCGAGGTGAGCAGCATCCACAATGCGGTGAACCTCCATAGTGATGAAAACGCCGCAGAtgataacgaaaaaaatagagcAGTAAAGCAAAACAACCACTGTGACACCAGTTCGGGGAACAGTTCCCCCCAAGAAAACCCCACCCCTGCGTCCCTGaaaggcgaagaagaacATGTAGAGAGTGACAGTCaagacgaagaggagaaaaaaacaaaaaaaggaaaaaaaaaatccatcaAGTTTAATATCGCCACCTGTGGCGCAGATGAATTTGTTCACTTATGGAGAATATACATAAAAGACGACTTGATAGTCAAATGCTTAAGCAGGTTTATAGGTCATAACGGAGAAATAAATTGTGTCcgttttaacaaaaatggtaGATACTTAGCCAGCGGAGGGGaagataaatttttatacatttgggaaaagagcaaaaaaccaaaaaatatcCCTCTAGGGTATGACATAAGCTTTCTAGATTACAAAGAATGGTGGAACATAGTAGGCTCATTCAGATGCAGTGGAGTTATCAACAGCATCACTTGGTCGAATAACGACACGTTATACATAGGAAACGAGGATAATAACATTAACATAATCGAATTTGTTAAAAACTCGAATTGCAAAGTAAAAGTTTTAGAAGGACATGCAGGAATTATACAAGGAATATCACTAGATCTGAACAACGAATTTTTGGCTTCCCTTAGTGCTGACCAGACACtcaaaatatggaaaaaaaaaacagatggGAAATCATGGAAACTGGAAAAttccataaaaaatataaaagcagATCAGCTAGAAAAACGATCCACCGCTTACATCACGTATGATGAGTATGAGTTTAACGAGAGGGGCACAGACAGGCATGAGCACTCGGCGACTaaaagggaggagaagaaagaaatgcAAAGTGGACTGGACGATTTGACCGAAGAATCCGCGAACGAAAGGAAGGGCGAAGTATCTGAAGGACAAACGGAGAAAGAACAAGGCGGGCAGAAGGGAACACTCGAAACGCAGGCGATACACGCGGAAAATGAGGACCATGAAGAAGATTACGAtgatgaagataaaaaaaaaaagagcgcgcggaaagaagaaaaagaattggGAGAGAATGAAACAgaagatgaggaagaagaggaggaagaaaaaaaatcaaaaagaTGCTTATTCTCAAGCGAAGAAATGttgccttcctttttcagACGCATtgatttttcccccaatggAGAATTTCTAATTGCACCAAGTGGCATTCAATTCGAACAAATTGAAAAGCTTCATGAAAAAAACCCAAAACCagaagaaaatgtaaaaaccTTCAACCAGACAAAAGCGTTCAGCTGCTTCTACATATATCATAAGAATTTGTTCATTAGATAcaatattccattttttactgTTTTTTCCCAAACTAGCCATTTTCTAGTAGccaaatttaattataacacCTTTAAGTTAAGAACACACCAGAATATCCTCAAACGATGCTACAAACATTTGATGAACACAGAGTCGAATGACCCAGATGGATCTAACAGtttgattaaaaaaagaaaaatgttcgACGAAGCGGGGTTTATtaacgaattaaaaaattatgaacatttGATAAAGCTAAATTATGAGAAAACCTTACTGTTTAACGACACCGAGGTGCAAGATGATGTGAGCGAAGATGTTAGCAGCACCATCTCGGATAGCGACGTCCAGTATGATGACGAGAAAGAGGATTTCATAGACTCCACAGGGGACTACTCCTTGTCGAATAACGTTGACAAgaatgaggaggagcagaaggagaaggaggagtgCGAGGATTTGGCGGCCGAAGCGGAAGACCCTGAAGAGGACACGGAGGAGGATGCCGAGGAAAACGAAGATAACGAGGATAACGAGGAGGATAACGAGGAGGATAACGACGATAATGACGATAACGAAGAAAATGAGGGAAATGACGAAAATGAAGGAGCTGACCAAAATGACCATGACGAAGGGGGGGCGCGCCTTGACCAAAAGGACGCCGCCGACAAGTGCGGCGACGAAAAAAACGAGCTGGAGGTTTGCGaaacgaaggaaaaaaaggaggaaagatTCATTTACTCTTTGGGAACCTTTGACGGAAGCGTCTACTTTTACGACAGCGAAATTCTGGACACACCAATTAGCATAGTCAAAAATATACACCTCTGCCCAATCACAGATATTTCATGGAACAACCTGGGGAACATATGTGCTTGCTCGAGTTCAGACGGATATGTCAGCTTCTACTACTTTGATCAGAACGAATTGGGCAAGGTGAAGGCGTACAATAATTACTACtttgagaaaaaatgcaacgaCTTAACATTCGACGAACATTACTTTGAAAGTACCTTTTACGACGAAgtagatttttttaacaaagacCAGTTAAATGATTATACGTCCAGCGAAGATGAATGCGAAGAAAGCAACTTGTCGATAAACAAAGAAGAAACGAAAGTTCGAAGAATCAATTTGATCGTGGGTAATGCGGCTAATTTTGTCCTAGAGCAAAATACCAAGAAgtga